A single window of Coffea eugenioides isolate CCC68of chromosome 7, Ceug_1.0, whole genome shotgun sequence DNA harbors:
- the LOC113778844 gene encoding auxilin-like protein 1 isoform X2: MENLSHSFSKKSYGGNGFGMASHGHKSVYDDVFGGPPKFGMPTLAPRLEDYSEIFGGFHSARGSSIPILDLPVVDEAELCCDVQSSRFDYSEVFGGFNGLDFSVSFEDLVRKAYGGDDPSDDDDDDTWTPAQSNSLSDESDPSVCSERSHSLANANICNEASGIRQFDISYHKANQRSNDEVSNVTTHRAELCAMPGHTYAIDEMHASQKVEGSKLQEASDLKSSVDFGGGAAEDEQFKNNVSVPKKCAVGTSESHSYHVEKSDGHFFSQSRPFVTVNDINLRTKPSRLPPPSRPPPVFALDKPNSKLKASKTCGLEQEDDSWPSFYDVEVDGNSSMMASATLRDAMQKAQAKIRSAKESMEKKEVLQSSLKLHSQTDIKEEKLSKTFDSSKDDRVQEKSAKQDSGIKLLAEEERYKIKMNQELSDLVEREGSTDLAEKPAKRRYGKHSSSSNPVLYNSEGNFAWRQGTEYFEVFEAHIPLAFEHNRDDNVLFQMDLDEFKHSVATETTEQLGGGKEFKAAEIASKLEDQNITFEVVAETFGERLRSETTAGSSCQTQSEEKAHVGVSYCESEVSKGKMKMAKQHEDSRKIGNVTNKSGQMNTKADLHVAEVEAKSHLRGVSEGPDTDKIAMDVHARKPNDRRSRENFEMNYCARLDKVGKQDGNEKGETNQDEKKKQQEEYHESQKDERKQKEVCGRKENQRLHKEVVKSEDDEKRLKGATEHAENEKDFKKSFEKLENKKSQELDCLVEKDNGRLREASNLVDSDDFELTPSYDHEDGQSDACEPGKGEVKVEEVEEQEDNNNGSNMVFVEDVEDVSIVANASEKSIHVSEEAGKHEEFCGHVKDAEQSMRDDKDKQGNLDQVTNLPMERENIKAFGETGKLTDEMNAPFLPGKLDKNCGELETIQESFSYEENDFPTGAKDGELGLHQGAANLLVENKSHSFGKIQNELRCQKLEKGTVDVNNCPYLHEHGIDSNEAGTGIENSSLQEKEVSRRACDPEITAVASHEQGWRVKMNNGVQITINKESLKDNVRPCQPCMWADNVQVIGAGLSTVREDRENGCNAGQRCGQNVERKEKNLNETVAQEDNKIAERLQTEREELLRKMEEEREREREREKDRMAVDKATLEARDRSYAEARGRAERAAVERPTAEVRQRAMSVAREKLEKASFEARERSVPDKASVEARIRAERAAVERATLEARQRAFEKAMADKVSFEARERVERSVSDKYSASSKTVEIRQSSSFRSQSAGTSNVLRYSYSTAHAGLEGESPQRCKARLERYRRTAERAAKALAEKNMRDLLAQREQAERNRLAETLDAEVKRWSSGKGGNLRALLSTLQYILGPDCGWQPIPLTEVITSAAVKKAYRKATLCVHPDKLQQRGASIQQKYICEKVFDLLKEAWNTFNSEEW, translated from the exons atggAAAACCTCTCGCATTCGTTTTCGAAGAAGAGCTACGGCGGAAATGGCTTTGGAATGGCCAGTCATGGTCATAAATCGGTCTACGACGACGTTTTTGGCGGTCCGCCTAAGTTCGGCATGCCAACTTTGGCGCCTCGTCTTGAAGACTACAGTGAAATTTTCGGAGGTTTTCACTCGGCCAGAGGCTCTTCTATTCCGATTTTGGATCTTCCGGTGGTGGACGAAGCGGAGCTCTGTTGTGATGTTCAGAGCTCCAGGTTTGACTACTCTGAAGTTTTCGGAGGCTTTAACGGCCTGGATTTTAGTGTGTCATTTGAGGATTTGGTTAGGAAAGCTTACGGTGGAGATGATCcttctgatgatgatgatgatgatacaTG GACTCCAGCACAAAGCAACTCTTTGTCAGATGAATCAGATCCTTCGGTTTGTTCTGAAAGAAGTCATAGCTTGGCAAATGCGAATATCTGCAATGAAGCAAGTGGCATTAGGCAGTTTGATATCTCATATCACAAGGCTAACCAAAGAAGCAACGATGAGGTATCAAATGTGACAACACACAGAGCTGAATTATGTGCTATGCCTGGACATACTTATGCGATTGATGAAATGCATGCTTCACAAAAAGTTGAAGGATCAAAGTTGCAAGAAGCCAGTGATCTGAAATCCAGTGTGGATTTTGGTGGGGGAGCAGCAGAAGACGAGCAGTTTAAAAACAATGTATCTGTACCAAAGAAATGTGCCGTTGGAACATCTGAAAGTCATTCCTACCATGTAGAAAAATCTGACGGACATTTTTTTTCTCAGAGTCGGCCATTTGTAACTGTAAATGACATCAATCTCAGAACAAAGCCTTCTCGGTTGCCACCCCCGTCAAGACCACCGCCAGTTTTTGCATTGGACAAACCAAATTCAAAGCTTAAAGCTTCTAAGACTTGTGGTTTGGAACAGGAAGATGATAGTTGGCCATCTTTCTATGATGTAGAAGTAGATGGAAATTCATCTATGATGGCTTCTGCCACTTTAAGAGATGCCATGCAGAAAGCTCAGGCAAAAATAAGGAGTGCAAAAGAATCAATGGAGAAAAAAGAGGTTTTACAAAGCTCCTTGAAACTGCATTCACAGACTGACATCAAGGAAGAGAAGCTGAGCAAGACTTTTGACAGTTCTAAAGACGACAGAGTGCAAGAAAAAAGTGCAAAACAAGACAGTGGAATAAAACTTCTCGCTGaggaagaaaggtacaaaataaAGATGAATCAGGAACTTTCGGATTTGGTTGAAAGAGAAGGCTCTACTGATTTAGCTGAAAAACCTGCAAAAAGAAGATACGGCAAACATAGTAGCTCATCAAATCCAGTACTCTATAATTCTGAAGGAAATTTTGCTTGGCGACAAGGCACAGAATACTTTGAAGTTTTTGAAGCACATATACCCTTAGCTTTTGAGCACAATAGGGATGACAACGTGTTATTCCAAATGGATTTGGATGAGTTCAAACACTCGGTTGCCACTGAAACAACTGAGCAGTTAGGAGGTGGAAAGGAATTTAAAGCAGCAGAGATAGCTTCTAAGTTGGAAGATCAAAACATTACGTTTGAAGTGGTTGCAGAAACTTTTGGCGAAAGGTTGAGATCAGAAACAACTGCTGGATCAAGTTGTCAAACACAGTCTGAGGAAAAAGCACATGTAGGTGTTAGTTACTGTGAATCAGAAGTGAGTAAAGGGAAAATGAAAATGGCCAAGCAGCATGAAGACAGTAGAAAGATAGGAAATGTCACTAACAAGAGTGGACAAATGAACACAAAAGCTGACTTGCATGTAGCTGAAGTTGAAGCTAAAAGTCATCTCAGGGGTGTCAGTGAAGGACCAGATACTGATAAAATTGCCATGGATGTTCATGCAAGGAAACCAAATGATAGGAGATCAAGagaaaattttgagatgaattaTTGTGCAAGACTTGATAAGGTTGGTAAACAAGATGGAAAtgaaaaaggagaaacaaatCAAGATGAGAAAAAGAAGCAGCAAGAAGAGTATCACGAATCACAAAAGGAcgagaggaaacaaaaagaagttTGTGGTAGGAAAGAGAATCAGAGGCTTCACAAAGAAGTTGTAAAATCTGAAGATGATGAGAAGAGACTCAAAGGAGCGACTGAGCATGCTGAGAATGAAAAGGATTTCAAGAAGTCTTTTgagaaattagaaaataaaaaaagtcaagaattgGATTGCCTAGTAGAGAAGGACAATGGGAGGCTTAGAGAGGCTTCTAACCTGGTAGACAGTGATGACTTTGAATTGACTCCTTCATATGATCATGAAGACGGACAAAGTGATGCTTGTGAACCAGGCAAGGGTGAGGTTAAAGTTGAAGAGGTTGAAGAGCAGGAAGACAACAATAATGGATCAAACATGGTTTTTGTGGAAGATGTTGAAGATGTCTCCATAGTAGCTAATGCATCAGAAAAAAGCATACATGTAAGTGAAGAGGCTGGTAAGCATGAAGAGTTTTGTGGACACGTTAAAGATGCAGAGCAGTCTATGAGGGATGACAAGGACAAGCAAGGGAATTTGGATCAAGTAACTAACCTGCCCATGGAAAGGGAGAATATCAAGGCATTTGGAGAGACAGGCAAACTGACTGATGAGATGAATGCTCCCTTTTTACCTGGGAAGCTTGATAAGAATTGTGGAGAGCtggaaacaattcaagaatCTTTTTCATATGAAGAAAATGATTTTCCAACTGGAGCAAAAGATGGTGAATTGGGACTCCATCAAGGAGCAGCTAATCTTCTAGTTGAAAATAAATCTCACTCATTTGGCAAGATTCAGAATGAGTTGCGATGTCAAAAGCTTGAAAAAGGAACAGTGGATGTCAACAATTGTCCATATTTACATGAGCATGGGATAGATTCTAATGAAGCTGGCACTGGCATTGAAAACTCATCTCTACAGGAAAAAGAAGTCTCCCGAAGGGCATGTGATCCTGAGATCACAGCAGTAGCAAGTCATGAACAAGGCTGGAGGGTGAAGATGAACAATGGTGTTCAGATCACTATCAACAAGGAATCCTTGAAGGACAATGTTAGGCCATGTCAACCATGCATGTGGGCTGATAATGTACAGGTAATTGGAGCTGGCTTATCAACTGTACGGGAAGACAGAGAAAATGGATGCAATGCAGGTCAAAGATGCGGCCAAAATGTCGAAAGGAAAGAGAAGAATCTGAATGAGACTGTTGCTCAGGAAGATAATAAAATAGCAGAAAGATTGCAAACGGAAAGAGAAGAGCTTCTAAGAAAGATGGAagaagagagggagagagagagggaaagagaAAAGGACAGGATGGCTGTTGATAAAGCCACCCTGGAAGCTCGTGATAGGTCATATGCTGAAGCCCGTGGAAGAGCAGAAAGAGCTGCTGTTGAAAGACCCACTGCTGAAGTTCGGCAAAGAGCAATGTCTGTGGCTCGAGAAAAATTAGAGAAGGCATCTTTCGAGGCTAGGGAGAGATCTGTACCTGATAAGGCATCTGTGGAGGCAAGGATCAGGGCCGAGCGTGCTGCAGTAGAAAGAGCTACTCTAGAGGCTAGGCAACGTGCTTTTGAAAAAGCAATGGCTGACAAGGTTTCCTTTGAAGCACGAGAAAGAGTAGAAAGATCAGTTTCTGATAAATACTCTGCTTCTTCCAAAACTGTTGAAATAAGACAGAGCTCTTCCTTCCGT TCACAGAGTGCTGGAACTTCAAATGTGTTGCGATATTCATATTCTACAGCCCATGCCG GACTCGAAGGCGAATCACCTCAGAGGTGCAAAGCTCGATTGGAGAGATATCGTAGAACAGCAGAGCGTGCA GCGAAAGCTTTGGCTGAGAAAAACATGCGTGATCTTCTTGCCCAAAGAGAACAAGCAGAGAGGAAT AGATTAGCGGAGACTCTGGATGCTGAAGTTAAGAGATGGTCAAGTGGGAAAGGAGGGAATCTTCGGGCGCTGCTTTCGACGTTGCAATAT
- the LOC113777686 gene encoding gamma carbonic anhydrase 1, mitochondrial: MGSLGRAIYTVGFWIRETGQALDRLGCRLQGSYYFQEQLSRHRTLMNIFDKAPAVDKDAFVAPSASIVGDVQVGRSSSIWYGCVLRGDVNSISIGTGTNIQDNSLVHVAKSNLSGKVLPTIIGDNVTVGHSAVLHGCTVEDEAFVGMGATLLDGVVVEKNAMVAAGALVRQNTRIPYGEVWGGNPAKFLRKLTDEEIAFISQSALNYSNLAQVHAAENAKGFDEIEFEKVLRKKFARKDEEYDSMLGVVRETPPELILPDNVLPDKAPKAS; encoded by the exons ATGGGTTCACTGGGAAGAGCAATCTACACCGTCGGATTCTGGATCCGGGAGACCGGCCAAGCACTCGATCGCCTCGGTTGCCGTCTCCAAGGCAGCTACTACTTCCAAGAACAAC TGTCCAGGCATAGAACCCTGATGAACATATTTGATAAAGCTCCTGCGGTTGATAAGGATGCCTTTGTCGCCCCAAGTGCTTCCATCGTTGGTGATGTTCAGGTCGGCCGGAGTTCTTCCATTTGGTACGGCTGCGTTCTAAGAG GTGATGTAAACAGCATCAGTATTGGCACTGGAACAAATATACAAGACAATTCTCTAGTTCATGTAGCCAAATCCAATCTTAGCGGGAAGGTTTTGCCTACTATTATTGGCGATAATGTTACTGTAG GTCATAGTGCTGTTCTACATGGTTGTACCGTTGAGGATGAGGCATTTGTGGGTATGGGAGCAACTTTACTTGATGGGGTGGTTGTAGAGAAGAATGCTATGGTTGCAGCTGGAGCCCTTGTTAGGCAGAATACAAGGATCCCCTACGGTGAG GTGTGGGGAGGAAACCCAGCAAAGTTTCTGAGGAAACTTACAGATGAGGAAATAGCCTTCATATCCCAGTCAGCCCTCAACTATTCCAACTTAGCACAGGTCCATGCAGCTGAGAATGCTAAAGGATTTGATGAAATTGAGTTTGAGAAGGTGCTTCGTAAGAAATTTGCACGCAAGGATGAAGAGTATGACTCAATGTTGGGCGTTGTCCGTGAAACTCCGCCGGAGCTTATCCTCCCTGATAATGTTTTGCCAGATAAGGCACCAAAGGCTTCTTAA
- the LOC113778844 gene encoding auxilin-like protein 1 isoform X1, whose amino-acid sequence MENLSHSFSKKSYGGNGFGMASHGHKSVYDDVFGGPPKFGMPTLAPRLEDYSEIFGGFHSARGSSIPILDLPVVDEAELCCDVQSSRFDYSEVFGGFNGLDFSVSFEDLVRKAYGGDDPSDDDDDDTWTPAQSNSLSDESDPSVCSERSHSLANANICNEASGIRQFDISYHKANQRSNDEVSNVTTHRAELCAMPGHTYAIDEMHASQKVEGSKLQEASDLKSSVDFGGGAAEDEQFKNNVSVPKKCAVGTSESHSYHVEKSDGHFFSQSRPFVTVNDINLRTKPSRLPPPSRPPPVFALDKPNSKLKASKTCGLEQEDDSWPSFYDVEVDGNSSMMASATLRDAMQKAQAKIRSAKESMEKKEVLQSSLKLHSQTDIKEEKLSKTFDSSKDDRVQEKSAKQDSGIKLLAEEERYKIKMNQELSDLVEREGSTDLAEKPAKRRYGKHSSSSNPVLYNSEGNFAWRQGTEYFEVFEAHIPLAFEHNRDDNVLFQMDLDEFKHSVATETTEQLGGGKEFKAAEIASKLEDQNITFEVVAETFGERLRSETTAGSSCQTQSEEKAHVGVSYCESEVSKGKMKMAKQHEDSRKIGNVTNKSGQMNTKADLHVAEVEAKSHLRGVSEGPDTDKIAMDVHARKPNDRRSRENFEMNYCARLDKVGKQDGNEKGETNQDEKKKQQEEYHESQKDERKQKEVCGRKENQRLHKEVVKSEDDEKRLKGATEHAENEKDFKKSFEKLENKKSQELDCLVEKDNGRLREASNLVDSDDFELTPSYDHEDGQSDACEPGKGEVKVEEVEEQEDNNNGSNMVFVEDVEDVSIVANASEKSIHVSEEAGKHEEFCGHVKDAEQSMRDDKDKQGNLDQVTNLPMERENIKAFGETGKLTDEMNAPFLPGKLDKNCGELETIQESFSYEENDFPTGAKDGELGLHQGAANLLVENKSHSFGKIQNELRCQKLEKGTVDVNNCPYLHEHGIDSNEAGTGIENSSLQEKEVSRRACDPEITAVASHEQGWRVKMNNGVQITINKESLKDNVRPCQPCMWADNVQVIGAGLSTVREDRENGCNAGQRCGQNVERKEKNLNETVAQEDNKIAERLQTEREELLRKMEEEREREREREKDRMAVDKATLEARDRSYAEARGRAERAAVERPTAEVRQRAMSVAREKLEKASFEARERSVPDKASVEARIRAERAAVERATLEARQRAFEKAMADKVSFEARERVERSVSDKYSASSKTVEIRQSSSFRDLPDFQSQSAGTSNVLRYSYSTAHAGLEGESPQRCKARLERYRRTAERAAKALAEKNMRDLLAQREQAERNRLAETLDAEVKRWSSGKGGNLRALLSTLQYILGPDCGWQPIPLTEVITSAAVKKAYRKATLCVHPDKLQQRGASIQQKYICEKVFDLLKEAWNTFNSEEW is encoded by the exons atggAAAACCTCTCGCATTCGTTTTCGAAGAAGAGCTACGGCGGAAATGGCTTTGGAATGGCCAGTCATGGTCATAAATCGGTCTACGACGACGTTTTTGGCGGTCCGCCTAAGTTCGGCATGCCAACTTTGGCGCCTCGTCTTGAAGACTACAGTGAAATTTTCGGAGGTTTTCACTCGGCCAGAGGCTCTTCTATTCCGATTTTGGATCTTCCGGTGGTGGACGAAGCGGAGCTCTGTTGTGATGTTCAGAGCTCCAGGTTTGACTACTCTGAAGTTTTCGGAGGCTTTAACGGCCTGGATTTTAGTGTGTCATTTGAGGATTTGGTTAGGAAAGCTTACGGTGGAGATGATCcttctgatgatgatgatgatgatacaTG GACTCCAGCACAAAGCAACTCTTTGTCAGATGAATCAGATCCTTCGGTTTGTTCTGAAAGAAGTCATAGCTTGGCAAATGCGAATATCTGCAATGAAGCAAGTGGCATTAGGCAGTTTGATATCTCATATCACAAGGCTAACCAAAGAAGCAACGATGAGGTATCAAATGTGACAACACACAGAGCTGAATTATGTGCTATGCCTGGACATACTTATGCGATTGATGAAATGCATGCTTCACAAAAAGTTGAAGGATCAAAGTTGCAAGAAGCCAGTGATCTGAAATCCAGTGTGGATTTTGGTGGGGGAGCAGCAGAAGACGAGCAGTTTAAAAACAATGTATCTGTACCAAAGAAATGTGCCGTTGGAACATCTGAAAGTCATTCCTACCATGTAGAAAAATCTGACGGACATTTTTTTTCTCAGAGTCGGCCATTTGTAACTGTAAATGACATCAATCTCAGAACAAAGCCTTCTCGGTTGCCACCCCCGTCAAGACCACCGCCAGTTTTTGCATTGGACAAACCAAATTCAAAGCTTAAAGCTTCTAAGACTTGTGGTTTGGAACAGGAAGATGATAGTTGGCCATCTTTCTATGATGTAGAAGTAGATGGAAATTCATCTATGATGGCTTCTGCCACTTTAAGAGATGCCATGCAGAAAGCTCAGGCAAAAATAAGGAGTGCAAAAGAATCAATGGAGAAAAAAGAGGTTTTACAAAGCTCCTTGAAACTGCATTCACAGACTGACATCAAGGAAGAGAAGCTGAGCAAGACTTTTGACAGTTCTAAAGACGACAGAGTGCAAGAAAAAAGTGCAAAACAAGACAGTGGAATAAAACTTCTCGCTGaggaagaaaggtacaaaataaAGATGAATCAGGAACTTTCGGATTTGGTTGAAAGAGAAGGCTCTACTGATTTAGCTGAAAAACCTGCAAAAAGAAGATACGGCAAACATAGTAGCTCATCAAATCCAGTACTCTATAATTCTGAAGGAAATTTTGCTTGGCGACAAGGCACAGAATACTTTGAAGTTTTTGAAGCACATATACCCTTAGCTTTTGAGCACAATAGGGATGACAACGTGTTATTCCAAATGGATTTGGATGAGTTCAAACACTCGGTTGCCACTGAAACAACTGAGCAGTTAGGAGGTGGAAAGGAATTTAAAGCAGCAGAGATAGCTTCTAAGTTGGAAGATCAAAACATTACGTTTGAAGTGGTTGCAGAAACTTTTGGCGAAAGGTTGAGATCAGAAACAACTGCTGGATCAAGTTGTCAAACACAGTCTGAGGAAAAAGCACATGTAGGTGTTAGTTACTGTGAATCAGAAGTGAGTAAAGGGAAAATGAAAATGGCCAAGCAGCATGAAGACAGTAGAAAGATAGGAAATGTCACTAACAAGAGTGGACAAATGAACACAAAAGCTGACTTGCATGTAGCTGAAGTTGAAGCTAAAAGTCATCTCAGGGGTGTCAGTGAAGGACCAGATACTGATAAAATTGCCATGGATGTTCATGCAAGGAAACCAAATGATAGGAGATCAAGagaaaattttgagatgaattaTTGTGCAAGACTTGATAAGGTTGGTAAACAAGATGGAAAtgaaaaaggagaaacaaatCAAGATGAGAAAAAGAAGCAGCAAGAAGAGTATCACGAATCACAAAAGGAcgagaggaaacaaaaagaagttTGTGGTAGGAAAGAGAATCAGAGGCTTCACAAAGAAGTTGTAAAATCTGAAGATGATGAGAAGAGACTCAAAGGAGCGACTGAGCATGCTGAGAATGAAAAGGATTTCAAGAAGTCTTTTgagaaattagaaaataaaaaaagtcaagaattgGATTGCCTAGTAGAGAAGGACAATGGGAGGCTTAGAGAGGCTTCTAACCTGGTAGACAGTGATGACTTTGAATTGACTCCTTCATATGATCATGAAGACGGACAAAGTGATGCTTGTGAACCAGGCAAGGGTGAGGTTAAAGTTGAAGAGGTTGAAGAGCAGGAAGACAACAATAATGGATCAAACATGGTTTTTGTGGAAGATGTTGAAGATGTCTCCATAGTAGCTAATGCATCAGAAAAAAGCATACATGTAAGTGAAGAGGCTGGTAAGCATGAAGAGTTTTGTGGACACGTTAAAGATGCAGAGCAGTCTATGAGGGATGACAAGGACAAGCAAGGGAATTTGGATCAAGTAACTAACCTGCCCATGGAAAGGGAGAATATCAAGGCATTTGGAGAGACAGGCAAACTGACTGATGAGATGAATGCTCCCTTTTTACCTGGGAAGCTTGATAAGAATTGTGGAGAGCtggaaacaattcaagaatCTTTTTCATATGAAGAAAATGATTTTCCAACTGGAGCAAAAGATGGTGAATTGGGACTCCATCAAGGAGCAGCTAATCTTCTAGTTGAAAATAAATCTCACTCATTTGGCAAGATTCAGAATGAGTTGCGATGTCAAAAGCTTGAAAAAGGAACAGTGGATGTCAACAATTGTCCATATTTACATGAGCATGGGATAGATTCTAATGAAGCTGGCACTGGCATTGAAAACTCATCTCTACAGGAAAAAGAAGTCTCCCGAAGGGCATGTGATCCTGAGATCACAGCAGTAGCAAGTCATGAACAAGGCTGGAGGGTGAAGATGAACAATGGTGTTCAGATCACTATCAACAAGGAATCCTTGAAGGACAATGTTAGGCCATGTCAACCATGCATGTGGGCTGATAATGTACAGGTAATTGGAGCTGGCTTATCAACTGTACGGGAAGACAGAGAAAATGGATGCAATGCAGGTCAAAGATGCGGCCAAAATGTCGAAAGGAAAGAGAAGAATCTGAATGAGACTGTTGCTCAGGAAGATAATAAAATAGCAGAAAGATTGCAAACGGAAAGAGAAGAGCTTCTAAGAAAGATGGAagaagagagggagagagagagggaaagagaAAAGGACAGGATGGCTGTTGATAAAGCCACCCTGGAAGCTCGTGATAGGTCATATGCTGAAGCCCGTGGAAGAGCAGAAAGAGCTGCTGTTGAAAGACCCACTGCTGAAGTTCGGCAAAGAGCAATGTCTGTGGCTCGAGAAAAATTAGAGAAGGCATCTTTCGAGGCTAGGGAGAGATCTGTACCTGATAAGGCATCTGTGGAGGCAAGGATCAGGGCCGAGCGTGCTGCAGTAGAAAGAGCTACTCTAGAGGCTAGGCAACGTGCTTTTGAAAAAGCAATGGCTGACAAGGTTTCCTTTGAAGCACGAGAAAGAGTAGAAAGATCAGTTTCTGATAAATACTCTGCTTCTTCCAAAACTGTTGAAATAAGACAGAGCTCTTCCTTCCGT GATCTACCGGACTTTCAGTCACAGAGTGCTGGAACTTCAAATGTGTTGCGATATTCATATTCTACAGCCCATGCCG GACTCGAAGGCGAATCACCTCAGAGGTGCAAAGCTCGATTGGAGAGATATCGTAGAACAGCAGAGCGTGCA GCGAAAGCTTTGGCTGAGAAAAACATGCGTGATCTTCTTGCCCAAAGAGAACAAGCAGAGAGGAAT AGATTAGCGGAGACTCTGGATGCTGAAGTTAAGAGATGGTCAAGTGGGAAAGGAGGGAATCTTCGGGCGCTGCTTTCGACGTTGCAATAT